A genomic region of Persephonella marina EX-H1 contains the following coding sequences:
- a CDS encoding EAL domain-containing protein yields the protein MRKVYITILFAIVFSLSIVFFNNFTRRYVEKTAFTLSLIKDIESLEYQLNNEILKNSFMLYYNHDIIYELIEDIYKKIEKLKNGYLTKDQYSETYKYLLAFENAFKEKEEYIHDFETINSIIKNTQTFIPSLVLRYIEIAQHENNEYFYLISSIASSIYLAKNSLDEDFIDDLEEKIKKLESFRFKDPKLNEFNEVYLSHIRVFIENFTKYQYILDYILNKKKDIYFLSETKKTFINSSKEETKFITVFSTLLSIVFLVGLAIVAYLMISLDRKNITLLKLKKNLEKALTTDELTGLPNRLAFNIDKKISKNPAFILINIDNFKQINDFYGTDTGDFVLVKVGEIISRFIKEKNIKGTVYRIGADDFGILVEDNTDNVEHITKQLLTRIEKHRFKLADIDLFINVSAGISTERPLFEKADMALKRIKELKKKYLVYNEELDLAKDIGNNLKILSIIKDAIESERIFFVFQPIKSVKDEKIDKYEVLVRIKDREGNIIEPNVFIPIAKESGYYGYITRTVLEKTLKLIEEYPYRFSINLSIEDIMDPDTRDFIYEKIITKRELAERLTLEILESESAGNYEDSHEFVKKVKMCGVQIAIDDFGSGYSNFSHVLNLEPDYIKIDASLIKNIDKDIYSQVVVSTIITFASKLGIKTIAEFVHNDSIYEIVKDLGVDYVQGYYIGKPIDKLP from the coding sequence ACAACGAGATACTCAAAAACAGCTTTATGCTTTACTACAACCATGATATTATCTATGAGCTGATTGAGGATATATACAAAAAGATAGAAAAGCTTAAAAATGGTTATCTGACAAAGGATCAGTACAGTGAGACATACAAATATCTTCTCGCCTTTGAAAATGCTTTTAAGGAGAAAGAGGAGTATATTCACGACTTTGAGACCATAAACTCCATCATAAAAAATACACAGACATTTATACCTTCACTCGTTTTAAGATACATTGAGATAGCTCAACATGAGAACAACGAATACTTCTACCTTATATCAAGTATAGCCTCATCTATATACCTTGCAAAAAACAGTCTTGATGAGGATTTTATTGATGATCTGGAGGAAAAGATAAAAAAACTTGAAAGTTTCAGATTTAAAGACCCAAAACTTAACGAGTTCAATGAGGTTTACCTATCACATATAAGGGTTTTTATAGAAAATTTCACAAAGTACCAGTACATACTTGATTACATACTAAATAAGAAAAAGGATATATACTTCCTCTCAGAAACAAAGAAAACATTCATAAACAGTTCAAAGGAAGAGACAAAGTTTATCACAGTTTTTTCAACATTACTCAGTATAGTATTTCTCGTAGGTCTTGCTATAGTTGCCTACCTTATGATCTCACTTGACAGGAAGAATATAACACTTTTAAAACTGAAGAAGAACCTGGAAAAGGCGTTAACAACAGATGAACTTACAGGACTTCCAAACAGGCTTGCATTTAATATAGACAAAAAAATATCAAAGAATCCAGCATTTATACTTATCAATATAGACAACTTCAAGCAGATAAACGATTTTTACGGAACAGATACAGGGGATTTTGTTCTTGTGAAGGTGGGGGAGATAATATCAAGATTTATAAAGGAGAAGAATATAAAAGGGACAGTTTACAGGATAGGAGCAGACGATTTTGGGATACTCGTTGAGGACAATACGGATAATGTTGAACATATAACGAAACAGCTTTTAACAAGAATAGAAAAACATAGATTTAAACTTGCAGATATTGATCTTTTTATAAATGTTTCAGCCGGTATATCAACAGAAAGACCTCTTTTTGAAAAGGCTGACATGGCATTAAAGCGTATAAAAGAGCTGAAGAAAAAATATCTCGTTTACAACGAGGAACTTGATCTTGCCAAGGATATCGGAAACAACCTGAAAATACTTTCAATCATAAAGGATGCTATTGAAAGTGAAAGAATATTCTTTGTGTTCCAGCCTATAAAATCTGTTAAGGATGAAAAGATTGACAAGTATGAGGTCCTTGTAAGGATAAAAGACAGGGAAGGTAACATAATAGAACCTAACGTATTTATACCTATTGCAAAGGAAAGTGGATATTACGGATATATAACAAGGACCGTCCTAGAAAAAACCTTAAAATTGATAGAGGAGTACCCTTACAGATTTTCAATAAATCTATCAATTGAAGATATTATGGACCCTGACACAAGGGATTTTATATACGAGAAGATAATAACAAAAAGGGAGCTTGCAGAAAGACTTACACTGGAGATACTTGAGAGTGAAAGTGCAGGGAATTATGAGGACAGTCATGAGTTTGTAAAAAAGGTAAAAATGTGTGGCGTCCAGATAGCTATTGATGATTTTGGAAGCGGGTACTCAAACTTCTCACATGTTCTGAATCTTGAACCTGATTATATAAAGATAGATGCGTCCCTTATAAAAAATATAGACAAGGACATATACTCACAGGTAGTTGTATCAACAATAATAACATTTGCGTCAAAACTTGGGATAAAAACGATAGCGGAGTTTGTTCACAATGACAGCATATATGAGATTGTGAAGGATCTCGGTGTTGATTATGTGCAGGGGTACTATATAGGTAAGCCTATAGACAAATTACCATAA
- a CDS encoding TIGR01212 family radical SAM protein (This family includes YhcC from E. coli K-12, an uncharacterized radical SAM protein.), producing MGNYIRFNQYLKEKYGGRIQKISIDAGFTCPNRDGFKGHGGCTFCNNASFSPYAMSKQTVEDQIEKSIDFYKKRFKNIKGFIAYFQAFSNTYAPVSKLKEIYDRAMEYDEIIGMSIGTRPDVAPDEALDLIATYTAYKPEIWIEYGLQTANIKTLREINRGHGVSEFVDAVLRTKKRAGIKVCAHMIVGLPGDTFEDYVETAKLIAALGIEGIKIHPLHIVKHTIMEKQFYRGQIKTLTLEEYADIVAHLLDILPDDIIVHRLTGEATEEELISPDWCTSKRKMEVLNAIDEAIKRRQSNKKLSLKQ from the coding sequence TTGGGAAATTACATAAGATTTAATCAGTACTTAAAGGAAAAATACGGTGGAAGAATTCAGAAAATATCTATAGATGCAGGATTTACATGTCCAAACAGGGATGGTTTTAAAGGACATGGAGGCTGTACATTCTGTAATAACGCCTCATTCAGTCCATATGCAATGTCAAAACAGACAGTTGAGGATCAGATAGAAAAATCCATAGATTTTTACAAAAAAAGATTCAAAAATATAAAGGGCTTTATAGCTTACTTCCAGGCATTTTCAAACACATACGCACCTGTAAGCAAACTTAAAGAGATTTATGACAGGGCTATGGAGTATGATGAGATAATAGGAATGTCCATAGGAACAAGACCTGATGTTGCACCTGATGAGGCCCTTGATCTTATAGCAACATACACAGCCTACAAACCTGAGATATGGATTGAGTACGGTCTTCAGACAGCAAATATAAAAACATTAAGGGAGATAAACAGAGGTCACGGTGTTTCTGAGTTTGTAGATGCTGTTCTCAGAACAAAAAAAAGGGCAGGTATTAAGGTCTGTGCCCATATGATCGTCGGTCTTCCCGGTGATACATTTGAAGATTATGTAGAAACAGCAAAACTTATAGCGGCCTTAGGGATAGAAGGTATAAAGATACACCCATTACATATAGTTAAACACACAATAATGGAAAAACAGTTCTACAGAGGACAGATAAAAACATTAACACTTGAGGAGTACGCTGATATAGTAGCCCACCTTTTAGATATACTTCCTGACGATATTATCGTCCACAGGCTTACAGGAGAGGCAACAGAAGAGGAACTTATCTCCCCAGACTGGTGTACCTCAAAAAGAAAGATGGAAGTTTTAAACGCTATAGATGAAGCCATAAAAAGAAGACAATCAAATAAAAAACTCTCATTAAAACAGTAA
- a CDS encoding undecaprenyl-diphosphate phosphatase: MGIIESIILGIVEGLTEFLPVSSTGHLILVSKLLGLEQTDAHKAFEVAIQSGAILAVVFLYREKLTHSIDLWKRLIIAFIPTGILGFLLYKIIKGLFSPYIVSIMLIVGGLVFIAVEFFYKKSEHQIDDILKIPYYKAFFIGVFQSIAMIPGTSRSGATIIGGLLLGLDRKTAAEFSFLLAVPTMFAATSYDIMKNYHHFHIENWIALLTGFVTAFVFAVLAIKLFIGFVSRYNFVPFGIYRIILGFIFLLFVL, from the coding sequence TTGGGTATTATTGAAAGTATTATCTTAGGTATTGTTGAAGGTCTAACAGAGTTTCTCCCTGTCTCTTCAACTGGTCATCTTATCCTTGTTTCAAAGCTTTTAGGACTGGAGCAGACAGATGCCCATAAGGCTTTTGAGGTTGCTATTCAGTCCGGAGCTATTCTTGCTGTTGTTTTTCTTTACAGGGAAAAACTTACACACAGTATCGATCTGTGGAAAAGACTTATTATAGCCTTCATACCTACAGGTATTCTTGGTTTCCTGCTTTATAAGATAATAAAAGGTCTATTCAGCCCATACATTGTAAGTATCATGCTTATAGTCGGTGGTCTGGTGTTTATAGCTGTTGAGTTTTTTTATAAAAAGAGTGAACACCAGATAGATGATATTCTGAAGATACCGTATTATAAAGCTTTTTTTATTGGTGTATTTCAGTCAATAGCCATGATCCCTGGGACATCAAGATCAGGGGCCACGATAATAGGCGGTCTTCTTCTCGGTCTTGATAGAAAGACAGCGGCCGAGTTCTCTTTCCTTCTTGCTGTTCCAACGATGTTTGCCGCAACATCTTATGACATAATGAAGAACTATCATCACTTTCATATTGAAAACTGGATAGCTCTACTGACAGGATTTGTAACAGCTTTTGTGTTTGCTGTCTTGGCTATTAAGCTTTTTATAGGTTTTGTTTCAAGGTATAACTTTGTACCTTTCGGGATATACAGGATAATACTTGGATTTATATTCCTGCTTTTTGTACTCTGA